The following coding sequences are from one Paenibacillus tundrae window:
- a CDS encoding YpdA family putative bacillithiol disulfide reductase: MEDVIIIGGGPCGLSAAIECERLGLSAVIVEKYNIVQSIYLYPTHMQFFSTAELLEIGNVPFSTPNDKPFRYEALAYYRKVAEHFNLRVHNYEEAHAIKCKDDGTFEVHTMNRRGQTVIHEGRNIVVATGYFDHPNYLGIPGEDKDKVTHYFREAHPYAQTRVAIIGGSNSAVDAAMELVRVGAHIDMVYRGSGLSEHIKSWVRPLFESMVQKGRITLHLNSRVNEILDDSVRLLHHDGTTSELENDFVLAMTGFRPDRKLLTSVGVEMSEDMDKPKYDPQTMESSVPGIYVGGVIASGRNANEVFIESGRWHGKYIAEHIVSKNRKLSEGK; the protein is encoded by the coding sequence ATGGAAGATGTCATTATTATCGGTGGAGGACCCTGTGGTCTATCTGCTGCCATCGAATGTGAACGGTTGGGATTATCTGCTGTAATCGTAGAAAAGTACAACATTGTACAATCCATCTATCTGTATCCAACCCATATGCAATTTTTTAGCACGGCTGAGTTGCTTGAGATCGGAAATGTTCCGTTCAGCACGCCTAACGACAAGCCGTTTCGTTATGAGGCGCTTGCCTATTATCGCAAGGTCGCTGAACATTTTAACCTTCGTGTTCATAACTATGAGGAAGCTCACGCAATCAAATGTAAGGACGATGGAACGTTCGAAGTACATACGATGAACCGACGTGGGCAGACTGTTATTCATGAAGGACGTAATATCGTTGTAGCTACAGGTTATTTCGATCATCCTAACTACCTCGGCATTCCGGGAGAAGACAAAGATAAGGTTACGCATTATTTCCGTGAAGCCCACCCTTACGCTCAGACCCGTGTTGCCATTATCGGAGGAAGCAACTCTGCCGTAGATGCCGCGATGGAACTCGTTCGTGTAGGTGCTCATATTGATATGGTATACCGTGGAAGCGGATTGTCTGAACATATTAAATCTTGGGTACGCCCATTATTTGAGAGCATGGTTCAAAAAGGACGGATTACCTTGCATCTCAATTCACGTGTTAATGAAATTTTGGATGATTCAGTCCGTCTATTGCATCATGATGGAACAACCAGTGAATTGGAAAATGATTTTGTATTAGCCATGACTGGTTTCCGTCCCGATCGTAAACTACTCACTTCTGTTGGGGTGGAAATGTCCGAAGATATGGATAAACCCAAGTATGATCCCCAAACGATGGAAAGTAGTGTTCCCGGCATTTATGTGGGCGGTGTTATTGCATCAGGTCGTAATGCCAATGAGGTATTTATTGAAT